One window of the Pseudofrankia sp. DC12 genome contains the following:
- a CDS encoding SAM-dependent methyltransferase produces MTRDNFSPTRVGLALDRAHPARMYDYYLDGKDHFPADREAAEKALEVFPHLRTTARENRAFLRRATAHLTRAGYRQFLDIGTGVPTTPNLHEVAQSIAKEARVVYADNDPLVLTQARALLTSDPAGRTAYLHGDLREPEGILAAPELADALDLTRPVVLSLVAVLHFIPDAFDPYGIVATLLAGLPPGSALMLSHITADHDPAPMAELVATYEAAGIPVQARSREQVARFFTGLDLDAPGLTCCQRWNLDTAAADAPTDAEVSCYAAVGRA; encoded by the coding sequence GTGACCCGCGATAATTTCTCCCCGACGAGGGTCGGACTGGCGCTGGACCGAGCCCACCCGGCCCGGATGTACGACTATTACCTCGACGGTAAGGACCATTTCCCCGCGGACCGGGAGGCGGCGGAGAAGGCGCTGGAAGTGTTTCCGCATCTGCGGACCACCGCGCGGGAGAATCGGGCGTTCCTGCGGCGCGCCACCGCGCATCTGACCCGGGCCGGGTACCGGCAGTTCCTCGACATCGGAACCGGCGTCCCCACCACGCCCAACCTGCACGAGGTCGCCCAGAGCATCGCCAAGGAGGCGCGGGTGGTCTACGCCGACAACGATCCGCTGGTCCTGACGCAGGCCCGCGCACTGCTGACCAGCGACCCGGCGGGGCGGACCGCCTACCTGCACGGCGATCTCCGCGAACCGGAAGGCATCCTCGCCGCGCCGGAACTCGCCGACGCGTTGGACCTGACCCGTCCCGTGGTGCTGAGCCTCGTCGCGGTCCTGCACTTCATCCCCGACGCATTCGACCCCTACGGCATCGTCGCCACGCTGCTCGCCGGACTGCCACCGGGAAGCGCGCTGATGCTCAGCCACATCACCGCCGACCACGACCCCGCCCCGATGGCCGAACTCGTCGCCACCTACGAAGCCGCCGGCATCCCGGTGCAGGCACGTAGCCGCGAGCAGGTCGCCCGATTCTTCACCGGCCTCGACCTCGACGCCCCCGGCCTCACCTGCTGCCAGCGCTGGAACCTCGATACCGCCGCCGCCGATGCACCCACCGACGCGGAGGTCAGCTGCTATGCCGCCGTCGGCCGCGCCTAG